GCTGGTGGGGCACGGCACATTGCGCCTCAACGTAATGGGCATGGCGAATCGACCGGCCACTGCTCGGGAAATTGATCAGATGTGCGACTTGCTCCGGGCCTCGCTGGCCGCGGGTGCGTTCGGCTTATCAGGTGGGCTGGTCTACACGCCGGGCGCTTACGCTTCCTTTGACGAGCTGGTCGCACTCAATCGGATAGTGGCTGAGGCAGGGAGAATCTGGGTCGTCCACATTCGCTACGAGGGAGACCGCATCGACGACGCCTTGGACGAGATGTTCCGTATCGTAGATCTCACGGGGGTCGCCCTGCACATCTCACACTTCAAGCTCATGGGGCGGAACAACTGGGGACGCGCCCAAGCCGTTGTTGATCGTATCGAGGAGCAACGGGCGCGTGGTCGTGACGTCACTGTGGATCAATATCCATACATGGCCGGAAGCACGATGCTTTCCGCGATCCTGCCTCCGTGGGCCCACGCCGAGGGACCAGAGCGGCTGCGGGAGTACCTCCGAGATCCGATACGTCTCGAAAAGATGGCGGCGGAGGTCGAGGCGGGATCACCTCATTGGGAGAGTTTCGTCGGTAACGCTGGCTGGGAGAACATCTACATCTCCGATGTGGCGGCGGAGGAGCACAGGGATCTCGTTGGAAAATCCTTATCGCAAATAGGCGACCTATGGAGGTGTTCGCCGTTTGAGGCCGCGGTGCGATTGCTGCTCGAGGCTGATCTCGCGGTATCTATGGTCCTTCATGCGATGCACGAGGACGACGTCCGGACCATCCTGGCCCAACCCTGGCGCTTGGGCGGCACGGATGCACTCTTGGGTGGGAAGCCGCACCCCCGGTCCTATGGTTCGTACCCTCGTATTCTGGGCCGCTATGTCCGTGATGAAGGAGTCGTCTCGCTGCCCGAGGCCATCCGGCAGATGACCGGAGGCGCCGCACAACGCCTCCGGATCGACGACCGCGGTGTGATTGCACCTGGAATGAAGGCTGATCTCTGCCTCTTCGATGCCGACCGCATCATCGATAGGGCCACGTTTGATGATCCGATGCAGCTCCCGGACGGCATCGCTTGGGTTATCGTCAATGGTCAGCCAGTGCTCCGCGATCAGCAGCCGACTGGAAATCTGCCGGGTCGTGTGCTGAGGCAGCGCTGAGCGCCTTTCCAGTCCCTGGTGTGCCTCGTGCGGCGGACGCGACCGAAAGTGTGGAGCATGGCCAAACCCTGGTGAGCGGCTAGTATCAAGCCGCTGCTGCCACGCCCCACAGCGTCCGCCCCCGCATCGCCGATCTTACCTGTTAGACCGGGATCCGCTTCGGGCGCTGAACTGGCATTCCCTTGGAGCTAACGATGTTGGGCTAGTACGCCCCGCGGCCGAGGAGGACGGCGGGGATGGTGCGGAGGATCAGCTTGATGTCGAGCCAGGGCGACCAGTGCTCGGCGTAGTAGAGATCCAGCTTCACCATCTCGTCGAAGGTGAGGTTGCTGCGGCCGTTGACCTGCCACAGCCCGGTCAGGCCCGGGGTGACCATGAGGCGCTGGTAGTGCCAGTCCTCATAGGCGGCGACCTCGGACGGAACTTGCGGCCGCGGCCCGACCACGCTCATCTCCCCAACCAGGACGTTGAAGAACTGAGGCAGCTCGTCCAGTGAGGTGCGGCGCAGGATGCGTCCCACCCGCGTCACCCGCGGGTCGTCCTTCAGCTTGAAGAGCAGGCCGTCCTTGGGCGATGCGGCTGCCAGTAGCTCCGCCTTCTTCTCCTCCGCGTCCTTGCACATCGAGCGGAACTTATAGAGAGTGAAGCGGCGGCCGTTCTTCCCGACCCGCTCCTGCCCGAAAAGGATCGGGCCGGGAGAGTCCAGCTTGATCGCAATGGCGATCAGGAGCATGAGCGGCGCGGCCAGTGTCAGCACGGTGGTGGCGATCACCACGTCCATGGCGCGCTTGACCGCGTAGTTCCAGCCGCTGATGCGCGCGTCCTTGACCTCGATCAGGGCCAGGCCCGCGACCTCGTTGATGCGCACGCGGTCGAGCGCCATCTCAAAGAGGTCGGGGACGAACATGAACGGGATTCCCCGCTCGCGACACGTCGCGATCACGTGCGCCACTGCATTGTGTTCCGTCGGCGGGAGGGCGATCATCACCTCGTCGATCTCGTGGCGATCGACGATCTCGCCGATATCGGCAAGCCGCCCAAGGTACTCGGGTCGTTCGACGCGGCGCTCGGTCGCGATGCCCCAGTCGTCGTCGAGCGGCACGTCATCCGCCAGCCCCGCGACGCGGTAACCCAGTTGCGGCTGGTTGTAGATGTACTGGAGCAGCCGCTGGCCCGCACGCCCGGCGCCGACCACCAGCACCCGGTCGACTCCGATCCCGCGGCGCCAGAGCAGTTGCCGGCCGAAGCGCACCGCCAGGCGCTTGGTCAGTAGCAGCGCGATCATGAGCAGCCAGGCGTAGATGAAGATCAAACGGGATGGATAGAAGCGCTGCAGGAAGCTGTACAGGATGACGATGGCCATCGCGGTCGTGGACCCGCTGACGACGGTCTGAGCCTCGTCGAGGAAACTGGTCCAGCGCGGTAAGCGGTAGAGGCCCCGCAGGTGGAAGATGATTACCGAGATGACGACCAGGAGCAGGGCCTTGCCGAGGAAGAAGTCGAAGGGTTGCGAGAATCCCGGCAGGACATCGCCGCCAAGTTCGAGACGGTAGCGCAGCCAGTACGCGAGCGCGAACGCGAGGAGAACGAGCGCGGCGTCGGTTCCGGCGCGGAGCGTTTGGGTGAGCCAGCGTGGCTCGCGCCGTGCGCTGGCGCGCTGCTGCACACCGGTGCTGGTACGAAGCTCGGCCGTCACATCTCTTCCCGTTAGCGCTGCCATCCGCGCCAAGCCTCCTTGCGGGTCCCCCGGCAACGCAGCACGGCGTAGTATAGCAGAGGGACTGATCGGTGCCGCGCTGCCGGCGCCTGGTTCCCGTGCCCACAAGCATGGGACTTTCGGGGGAGATGGCTCCGTTTGCCCTATGCTAAGATCGATCCCAGGGATCTGTCGAGATACAGGATGGATTCATGGAACGCCTCTGGACACCGTGGCGGATGCGGTACGTCGGCGGCGAAGCGCGCGAGCCAGGGTGCATCTTCTGCCTGCGCCCGGCCGGCGACGACGACGTCGAGTCGTTGATCCTGCACCGCGGTACCACCGCCTTCGTGATAATGAATCTGTACCCGTACAACACCGGCCACGTGATGGTCGTACCGTACCAGCACGCAGCGACGCTTGCCGACCTGCCACCCGAGACGGTCACTGAAGTCTTCGGACTGCTTCCCTGGGTCACCGCGGCCCAGCAGCGCACACTCCGGTGCGAGGGGTTCAACATCGGCCTCAACATCGGCAGCGTTGCCGGGGCCGGTGTCGCCGACCACCTGCACGTGCACGTCGTGCCAAGGTGGGAAGGCGACGCGAATTTCATGCCAATCGTTGCCAACACCATGGTCTTGCCCGAGCTCATTCCGGTCACCTACGCCAAGCTTCGTGCCGAACTGGTCGTCTCCGGGCTCGGTCGCGAGGCGGATGACCGCGCCCTGCCGCAGGCCGGCGCGGTCGTGCTGGTGCCGGAGGAGCGCAAGGTGGCCATACGCCGGGCAAGGGATGGCTCGCTGGTCCTGCCCAAGGGGCACATCGAGCCGGGCGAGGCTGCCTGGCAGGCGGCCGTGCGCGAGGTCGGGGAGGAGATGGGGCTGCGGGCGCAGGTGGCCGGTTGGGCCGGGTCGTCCCGCTTCACCGTGGATGGCGAGGAGAAGCTCGTCGCCTACCTGACCGTCACCGCGGAGCCCGGCCCCGACTGGGACGCGCACCTCGGTGTCGACACACTGCTGCTCGACCCGGAGGAGGCGGTAGCGGCCCTGACGCACGACGCCGCTCGCGACATCCTCCGGGCGGCGTTGGACCGGGCGGGTTCGCTCCTCGGAGCCGGGGCATGAGGCGGACGCGATCCGCCCTGATGGTCGCGCTGCTCATCGCCACTGCCCTGGCGCCTCTGGCGGCGCGATCGACGCCCCGGGTGGCGGCGCAACCGGCCCTCCCCGAGCAGGTCTACCTGGCGCTGGGGGACTCGATCGCCGCCGGGTTGGTCACGAGCCTCCCACGGGTACGCGGCTACCCGTGGCTGGTGCGTGACCTGATGGAGAAACATTTCACGAGCGAGGGCGCGCCCGCGGTGACACTCATCAACCGGGCAGTGCCCGGCGAGACGACGACCTCGTTCCTCGCGGGGGACCAGCTCCGCGAGGCGCGGGCCGACATCGAGGCGGCTCGCGCGCGGGGCGCGGAGGTCCGGGCGGTGACCGTCACGCTCGGCGGCAACGACATCCTGCGGCTGGCTGGTAGCGACGAGGCAGAGCGCCAGGCCGGGTTGGTCCAGTTCCGTTCCACGTTTCCCGCGGCGCTGGCCGCGATCCGGGAGGCGCTGGGTGAAATGCCGGCCGACATCGTGGTGACGACGTACTACGACCTGAGCGAGGGGAATCCCGCCGAGGAGGGGAGCGACGCCTGGTGGGTGGCCCAGTTCAACGAGGTCATCCGCCAAAGCGCGGCTGCGGAGGGAGCGCGGGTGGCGGACGTCGAGCCGGTCTTCCGAGGGAACATCCGTGAATGGACCTGGTATCCGTCGGACATCCATGCGAACAATGCCGGGCACGCCGAGATCGCGCGCCTCGTCTGGCAGGCGCTGGGTTACGACCAGGAACCACCGACCGTCACCATCGAGCGACCGGCTGCCGGACCGCTCGGGCGCCGGACGCCGACGGTCCGCGTTCGCGCTGACGATGCGGTGGGGGTCACCCGGGTGGAACTGCTCGTGGACGGTACGTATGTTCAGGACCTGCGCTACATCCCGTCCCAGGGTGCCTACCTGGGCGTGTGGGATGCGCGCGATTGGTCTGACGCCTCCGCCACGCTGACCGTACGCGCCACCGATCTCGCGGGGAATCAGGCGAGCGCGGAGGTCGAGGTCGCGTTGCCGGGAAGCTAGCAGCGCGGGAAGGTAGGGGAGTCCGATGTTCACGCCGTATCAGGCTCGGCCGGCCGATGACATGGAGCTGGACCTCCAGGGTCGGCTCGGCGTGTTCACGCTCTCAGACCTTTTCCAGATGCTCAGCTTCACTCAGAAGACGGGCATTCTCACGCTGATTCAGGGGTGGAACACTCGGACCATCACTTTCGAGGACGGCCGGGTCAGCTACGTCGCTGCCGGGAGCCGGCTCCCGACCATGACCGAGCTGCTGGCGCGGCTCGGTAAGCTGACGCGGGAGCACGTCGTCGCGCTGCGCCAGCGGGGGCTGTACAGCGAAGAGGCCATCGTCAAGCACCTGCGGGAGACCAACGCGATCACCAACGACGACATCCGCGCCTGCGAGGAGCAACTGCTCGAGATCTCGATCTATACCCTGTTCCTCTGGCGTAACTGCTACTTTACCTTCAAGGCGGGCGAGGTCGTGCGCGAGGGCGGCGTCCCGGTCGCCATCGACAGCATGCGCCTGATCATCGAGGGGACGAGGCGCGTCGATGAGTGGATCCAGCTCTCGCCGGTGGTGCCGTCGGTCTACATGATCTTCCGCCGTCGCGCACAGCAGCCGGAGGCCGCGCCCCCGGAGGAACTCCAAGGGGTATTCCGGCTCGTGGATGGCCACCGCGACGTCGTGACCATTGCCCGGGAGGCGGGCCTGACGCAGTTTGAGACCGCCCGCGCCCTCTACCTGCTCGCGACGCAGGGCTACATCGAGGCCATCCCCCCGAACAAGGCCAAGGTGATCGAGCTGTTCAACCTGGCGGTCGAGTCGATCTACCTGAAGCTGGTCTTGTTCGACCACGCGCGCGTCGCCCTGGAGTTTGAGAACCAGCTCAATCGCTTCGCGGTCGAGAACCGGTTGAAGGTGCGCATGGCGGCCGGGAAGGTCATCATCAGCGACCAGAACACGCCGATCTCCCCGACCGAGCTGGTGGACCTCTACAAGCTCTTCATCGCCATCCAGAACAACAAGTTCTCGAAGATGTTCGACCCGGTGGTGGCGCAGGGTCTCATGGAGGGCTTGTACCGCCACACCGACGCCGAGTTCCAGCAGATGATGCGCATGTATGAGTTCATCGAGATCGAGGGTCTGCTCCTGCGCGACATGATGGCGGGCGCGCCCGCCTAGACCGCCCGCGCAGTGGAGCTCGCGCTGCCCGGCCGAGGGCGACATCCTGTGCGGCTCAGCGGACCTGGGTCATGGCACGCCGTCCGCGATCGCTAGGTGGCAGGTGCCGGTCACGCGGTATCGGGAGCGAGGAGGAACAGCCACAATGAACGATGCCGAACCCCGTGGTACAGAGCCGCCCCGGGCGGCCGATGAGGAGGAAGCGAACCCCACCCTATCCCGCGCCGCGCGCCTGGGGCAGCCGACAGAGGACCGCCGGCTG
This genomic window from Sphaerobacter thermophilus DSM 20745 contains:
- a CDS encoding N-acyl-D-amino-acid deacylase family protein, whose protein sequence is MPLWILNGTVVDGTGAPPRRAHLLIDGDTIMDVGDALQPPAESDAEVIDAEGLTVAPGFIDLHSHSDVALLVDPVVPCKLNQGITLELLGQDGLSVAPLTDEVAPLWRRHLSGLVGTYDVEWDWRSFDDYLTRLGPTAANVAALVGHGTLRLNVMGMANRPATAREIDQMCDLLRASLAAGAFGLSGGLVYTPGAYASFDELVALNRIVAEAGRIWVVHIRYEGDRIDDALDEMFRIVDLTGVALHISHFKLMGRNNWGRAQAVVDRIEEQRARGRDVTVDQYPYMAGSTMLSAILPPWAHAEGPERLREYLRDPIRLEKMAAEVEAGSPHWESFVGNAGWENIYISDVAAEEHRDLVGKSLSQIGDLWRCSPFEAAVRLLLEADLAVSMVLHAMHEDDVRTILAQPWRLGGTDALLGGKPHPRSYGSYPRILGRYVRDEGVVSLPEAIRQMTGGAAQRLRIDDRGVIAPGMKADLCLFDADRIIDRATFDDPMQLPDGIAWVIVNGQPVLRDQQPTGNLPGRVLRQR
- a CDS encoding undecaprenyl-phosphate glucose phosphotransferase, encoding MAALTGRDVTAELRTSTGVQQRASARREPRWLTQTLRAGTDAALVLLAFALAYWLRYRLELGGDVLPGFSQPFDFFLGKALLLVVISVIIFHLRGLYRLPRWTSFLDEAQTVVSGSTTAMAIVILYSFLQRFYPSRLIFIYAWLLMIALLLTKRLAVRFGRQLLWRRGIGVDRVLVVGAGRAGQRLLQYIYNQPQLGYRVAGLADDVPLDDDWGIATERRVERPEYLGRLADIGEIVDRHEIDEVMIALPPTEHNAVAHVIATCRERGIPFMFVPDLFEMALDRVRINEVAGLALIEVKDARISGWNYAVKRAMDVVIATTVLTLAAPLMLLIAIAIKLDSPGPILFGQERVGKNGRRFTLYKFRSMCKDAEEKKAELLAAASPKDGLLFKLKDDPRVTRVGRILRRTSLDELPQFFNVLVGEMSVVGPRPQVPSEVAAYEDWHYQRLMVTPGLTGLWQVNGRSNLTFDEMVKLDLYYAEHWSPWLDIKLILRTIPAVLLGRGAY
- a CDS encoding NUDIX domain-containing protein, with the translated sequence MERLWTPWRMRYVGGEAREPGCIFCLRPAGDDDVESLILHRGTTAFVIMNLYPYNTGHVMVVPYQHAATLADLPPETVTEVFGLLPWVTAAQQRTLRCEGFNIGLNIGSVAGAGVADHLHVHVVPRWEGDANFMPIVANTMVLPELIPVTYAKLRAELVVSGLGREADDRALPQAGAVVLVPEERKVAIRRARDGSLVLPKGHIEPGEAAWQAAVREVGEEMGLRAQVAGWAGSSRFTVDGEEKLVAYLTVTAEPGPDWDAHLGVDTLLLDPEEAVAALTHDAARDILRAALDRAGSLLGAGA
- a CDS encoding GDSL-type esterase/lipase family protein, encoding MRRTRSALMVALLIATALAPLAARSTPRVAAQPALPEQVYLALGDSIAAGLVTSLPRVRGYPWLVRDLMEKHFTSEGAPAVTLINRAVPGETTTSFLAGDQLREARADIEAARARGAEVRAVTVTLGGNDILRLAGSDEAERQAGLVQFRSTFPAALAAIREALGEMPADIVVTTYYDLSEGNPAEEGSDAWWVAQFNEVIRQSAAAEGARVADVEPVFRGNIREWTWYPSDIHANNAGHAEIARLVWQALGYDQEPPTVTIERPAAGPLGRRTPTVRVRADDAVGVTRVELLVDGTYVQDLRYIPSQGAYLGVWDARDWSDASATLTVRATDLAGNQASAEVEVALPGS
- a CDS encoding DUF4388 domain-containing protein; this translates as MFTPYQARPADDMELDLQGRLGVFTLSDLFQMLSFTQKTGILTLIQGWNTRTITFEDGRVSYVAAGSRLPTMTELLARLGKLTREHVVALRQRGLYSEEAIVKHLRETNAITNDDIRACEEQLLEISIYTLFLWRNCYFTFKAGEVVREGGVPVAIDSMRLIIEGTRRVDEWIQLSPVVPSVYMIFRRRAQQPEAAPPEELQGVFRLVDGHRDVVTIAREAGLTQFETARALYLLATQGYIEAIPPNKAKVIELFNLAVESIYLKLVLFDHARVALEFENQLNRFAVENRLKVRMAAGKVIISDQNTPISPTELVDLYKLFIAIQNNKFSKMFDPVVAQGLMEGLYRHTDAEFQQMMRMYEFIEIEGLLLRDMMAGAPA